The following coding sequences lie in one Portunus trituberculatus isolate SZX2019 chromosome 26, ASM1759143v1, whole genome shotgun sequence genomic window:
- the LOC123509111 gene encoding p53 and DNA damage-regulated protein 1-like isoform X2 — protein MAKSPEVVQQYLEEVEAAAEDILSDRQEIITLDRRRNTNREALRQLAGDGGAGKAGDSRMWICVGNMFLRMPTGFVKNSIEKEQKHLDSEINNLRNSLHTKVNLLNDLEHKQATVGTSLKPLSPEEWQAVRQDSGR, from the exons ATGGCCAAGAGTCCAGAGGTAGTGCAGCAGTacctggaggaggtggaggcagcTGCAGAGGACATACTGAGTGACCGGCAGGAGATCATCACACTGGACCGTCGCAGGAACACCAATAGGGAAGCTCTGAGGCAGCtggctggtgatggtggggctGGCAAGGCTGGTGACTCCCGCATGTGGATATGTGTGGGCAATATGTTTCTGCGGATGCCTACGGGTTTTGTGAAGAACAGCATTGAGAaag AGCAGAAACACCTGGACAGTGAGATCAACAACCTTCGCAACAGCCTGCACACCAAAGTCAACCTCCTCAATGACTTAGAACACAAGCAAGCCACTGTCGGCACTTCCCTCAAGCCTCTGTCCCCGGAGGAGTGGCAGGCAGTGCGGCAG GACAGTGGAAGGTGA
- the LOC123509111 gene encoding p53 and DNA damage-regulated protein 1-like isoform X1 has translation MAKSPEVVQQYLEEVEAAAEDILSDRQEIITLDRRRNTNREALRQLAGDGGAGKAGDSRMWICVGNMFLRMPTGFVKNSIEKEQKHLDSEINNLRNSLHTKVNLLNDLEHKQATVGTSLKPLSPEEWQAVRQVMGK, from the exons ATGGCCAAGAGTCCAGAGGTAGTGCAGCAGTacctggaggaggtggaggcagcTGCAGAGGACATACTGAGTGACCGGCAGGAGATCATCACACTGGACCGTCGCAGGAACACCAATAGGGAAGCTCTGAGGCAGCtggctggtgatggtggggctGGCAAGGCTGGTGACTCCCGCATGTGGATATGTGTGGGCAATATGTTTCTGCGGATGCCTACGGGTTTTGTGAAGAACAGCATTGAGAaag AGCAGAAACACCTGGACAGTGAGATCAACAACCTTCGCAACAGCCTGCACACCAAAGTCAACCTCCTCAATGACTTAGAACACAAGCAAGCCACTGTCGGCACTTCCCTCAAGCCTCTGTCCCCGGAGGAGTGGCAGGCAGTGCGGCAGGTGATGGGGAAGTAG
- the LOC123509108 gene encoding G patch domain and ankyrin repeat-containing protein 1 homolog: MLDDRLNVNTRDGYGWSLLMVAACAGAGNTVRTLLDRGARTGYRDARGNTALYLAMIRGHREVTEMLIKANKPTNKRKNRQTRDSSTDSSLSGKEEEEEEEEEYFCDTCEVAVKERERVTHTASIVHQFKTTTRQTHTQYGIPPSNRGYQLLVGQGWDAEGGLGSEQQGHKFPVKTVLKRDRKGLGAGREMAKVTHFGPGDAGAVRRGRIGASRVERIATVSRREVKQKKVKEKEEEVRLRRMLNEPDF; the protein is encoded by the coding sequence ATGCTCGATGACAGACTGAACGTAAACACTCGGGATGGCTACGGCTGGTCACTACTGATGGTTGCTGCTTGTGCTGGAGCTGGCAACACTGTGAGGACCCTGCTGGACCGAGGGGCAAGAACTGGGTACAGGGACGCACGGGGCAACACAGCACTATACCTGGCGATGATAAGAGGCCATAGGGAAGTGACGGAAATGCTGATCAAGGCAAACAAACCCACGAACAAacggaaaaacagacaaacgcGTGATTCGAGTACAGACTCCAGCTTgtcagggaaggaagaagaggaggaggaggaagaggagtatttCTGTGATACATGCGAGGTggctgtgaaagagagagagagagtgacacacACAGCATCCATCGTACACCagtttaaaacaacaacaagacaaacacacactcaatatGGAATCCCACCAAGTAATAGGGGCTACCAGCTGTTAGTGGGGCAGGGGTGGGATGCAGAAGGGGGCTTGGGATCTGAACAGCAGGGCCACAAGTTCCCTGTCAAAACGGTgctgaagagagacaggaaggggctAGGGGCAGGCCGAGAGATGGCCAAGGTGACTCACTTTGGCCCTGGGGATGCTGGTGCAGTGAGGAGAGGCAGGATCGGTGCCAGCAGGGTGGAGCGTATTGCCACTGTTAGCAGGAGAGAGGTTAAgcagaagaaggtgaaggaaaaggaagaggaggttagaTTGAGAAGAATGTTAAATGAACCTGATTTTTAA